The proteins below come from a single Chryseobacterium capnotolerans genomic window:
- a CDS encoding ACT domain-containing protein, translated as MEGEVNLNNILKNLNPVLNEGKYVYCTVDHIDDILFSKVLFLFKETESITVVVKKKMQKN; from the coding sequence ATGGAAGGTGAGGTGAATTTAAATAATATTTTGAAAAATTTAAATCCTGTATTGAATGAAGGAAAGTACGTTTATTGTACGGTGGATCACATTGATGATATTCTTTTTTCTAAAGTCCTGTTTCTGTTTAAGGAAACCGAAAGTATAACAGTTGTAGTAAAAAAGAAGATGCAGAAGAACTGA
- the ccoN gene encoding cytochrome-c oxidase, cbb3-type subunit I: METQKFNYDNNIVRAFLYATVAFGLVGFLLGLTAALMLFYPELPEFLFGTDDTTIKSLASGNIQGLINTQGAMGFGRIRMLHTSAVIFAFVCNSFFCGAYYSMQRLLKTRMYSDTLSWIHFWSWQFMIVTVVITFLMGINTSKEYAEHEWPIDILIAFSWIVFGINMFGTIAKRRVRHLYVAIWFYLATWIAVAMLHIFNNLEVPLSFTSWKSYSVYAGVKDALVQWWYGHNAVAFVLTTPVLGLMYYFMPKAAQRPVFSYKLSIIHFWSLIFVYLWAGPHHLQYTALPAWAQAVGTGFSIMLIAPSWGGMLNGLLTLRGAWDKVRENPILKFFVVAVTCYGMATFEGPLLATKSLNKIGHYTDWVIGHVHLGALGWNGFMAFGVVYYLIPIMWRTKLWSVKLANWHFWLGTLGIIFYAVPMYISGFTQGLMWKQFNPDGTLLWKNWLDTVTAIIPYFKMRFLGGILYLSGAILMVVNVIKTIKAGSFQKNVPAEAPALANIGGTRKEGEGVHLWLERTPTLLSILAFITIAIGGLVEIVPTLSLKQSVPTITAVKPYTPLELEGRDLYIREGCNSCHSQMIRPFRDEVVRFEGKNGQYSKAGEFIYDRPFLWGSKRTGPDLHREGGRNPDSWHFKHMYNPRITSAGSIMPRFPWLITNKLDRTQMVDKMRLMKNSFDVPYTKAQIDSANQWADNQSKAIVQRIYSEATDVKDQMVKEKTAKGASYIPLEQREIVAMIAYLQRLGTDIKTTQIQTASVE, translated from the coding sequence ATGGAGACGCAAAAATTTAATTATGACAATAATATTGTCAGGGCATTCCTCTATGCAACAGTTGCATTTGGACTCGTCGGATTTCTGCTTGGGCTTACTGCCGCATTGATGCTTTTTTATCCTGAGTTACCTGAATTTTTATTCGGTACGGATGATACAACGATTAAAAGTTTAGCTTCGGGCAATATTCAGGGATTAATTAATACTCAGGGAGCCATGGGCTTCGGAAGAATCAGAATGCTTCACACGAGTGCCGTTATTTTTGCTTTCGTTTGTAATTCCTTCTTCTGTGGTGCTTACTATAGTATGCAGCGATTGCTGAAAACAAGAATGTATAGTGATACCCTTTCATGGATTCACTTCTGGTCATGGCAGTTTATGATTGTTACCGTAGTGATTACCTTCTTAATGGGAATCAACACTTCTAAAGAATATGCTGAACATGAATGGCCTATTGATATATTAATTGCCTTCTCATGGATCGTATTCGGTATCAATATGTTCGGAACGATCGCAAAAAGAAGAGTGAGACATTTGTATGTAGCCATCTGGTTCTATCTGGCCACATGGATTGCCGTAGCAATGCTTCACATCTTCAATAACCTTGAAGTTCCGTTATCTTTCACAAGCTGGAAATCTTATTCAGTATATGCAGGTGTAAAAGATGCATTAGTACAATGGTGGTACGGTCACAATGCGGTAGCATTCGTATTAACGACCCCTGTACTAGGTCTTATGTATTATTTTATGCCAAAAGCAGCTCAGCGACCGGTATTCTCATACAAATTATCCATTATTCACTTCTGGTCGCTGATCTTTGTATACCTTTGGGCTGGGCCTCACCACCTTCAGTATACAGCATTACCAGCATGGGCACAGGCTGTAGGAACCGGTTTCTCTATCATGCTTATTGCACCATCTTGGGGAGGAATGCTGAATGGTCTTCTTACCTTAAGAGGAGCCTGGGATAAAGTAAGAGAAAACCCAATCCTTAAATTCTTCGTGGTAGCAGTTACCTGTTATGGGATGGCCACTTTCGAAGGACCTTTATTGGCAACCAAATCTTTAAATAAAATTGGACACTATACTGACTGGGTTATCGGTCACGTACACCTGGGAGCTCTTGGATGGAATGGTTTTATGGCATTCGGTGTGGTATATTACCTGATTCCAATCATGTGGAGAACTAAACTTTGGTCTGTAAAATTAGCTAACTGGCATTTCTGGTTAGGAACATTAGGAATCATTTTCTATGCAGTACCCATGTATATTTCAGGGTTCACACAGGGATTAATGTGGAAGCAGTTCAACCCGGACGGAACTTTATTGTGGAAAAACTGGTTAGATACAGTTACTGCGATCATTCCTTACTTTAAAATGAGATTCTTAGGAGGTATCTTATATCTATCAGGAGCGATTTTAATGGTAGTGAATGTGATCAAAACCATCAAAGCCGGTTCATTCCAGAAAAATGTTCCTGCGGAAGCCCCTGCATTAGCCAATATCGGAGGAACAAGAAAAGAGGGTGAAGGCGTACACCTTTGGTTAGAAAGAACACCTACCCTGCTTTCTATCCTGGCTTTCATTACCATCGCGATAGGTGGACTTGTAGAAATTGTTCCGACGCTATCACTGAAGCAAAGTGTTCCTACGATCACCGCAGTGAAACCTTACACCCCGTTGGAGCTGGAAGGAAGAGATTTGTATATCCGTGAAGGATGTAACTCCTGCCACTCTCAGATGATCCGTCCTTTCCGTGATGAAGTAGTAAGATTTGAAGGAAAGAACGGCCAGTACTCAAAAGCTGGGGAATTCATTTATGACAGACCCTTTCTTTGGGGCTCTAAGAGAACAGGACCGGATCTTCACAGAGAAGGAGGCAGAAACCCTGATTCATGGCACTTCAAGCACATGTATAACCCAAGAATTACCTCTGCCGGTTCTATCATGCCACGTTTCCCTTGGTTAATTACCAATAAACTGGACCGTACTCAAATGGTGGATAAAATGAGGTTAATGAAAAATTCATTCGATGTTCCTTATACAAAAGCTCAGATCGATTCTGCCAACCAATGGGCAGACAACCAATCAAAGGCTATTGTACAGAGAATTTACTCTGAAGCTACTGACGTAAAAGATCAGATGGTAAAAGAAAAAACAGCAAAAGGAGCTTCTTATATACCGCTTGAACAAAGAGAAATCGTAGCAATGATCGCCTATCTGCAAAGATTAGGAACCGACATTAAGACCACACAGATCCAAACCGCAAGTGTAGAGTAA
- a CDS encoding HdeD family acid-resistance protein, whose product MANLFQTLTNTVKHWYIPLIFGILFLICGFYVFSVPLATYVTLSIFFSVSFLFSGITEIFFSIQNSKSLQGWGWFLVSGLLTTAIGIYLIAYPQISMSILPFVVGFTLLFRSFQLLGFAFDLKSMKIMSWGNVALASVGGIIFSLLLIFNPVFTGISLVTLTGVSFIFMGIASIMLALDLRKVKKIPGKVSQELRDKIRSIQEEIDDLKK is encoded by the coding sequence ATGGCTAATCTATTTCAAACACTCACCAATACAGTTAAACATTGGTATATTCCATTGATCTTTGGAATTCTCTTTCTGATCTGCGGTTTCTATGTATTTAGTGTACCGTTAGCAACATATGTAACATTGTCTATCTTTTTTAGTGTTTCATTCCTATTCTCGGGGATTACGGAAATCTTTTTTTCCATACAAAACAGTAAATCTCTTCAGGGCTGGGGCTGGTTCCTTGTAAGTGGGCTGCTTACCACGGCAATTGGAATTTATCTGATTGCTTATCCACAAATTTCAATGTCTATTCTTCCTTTTGTGGTAGGATTCACCCTATTGTTTCGTTCTTTTCAGCTGCTAGGTTTTGCTTTTGATCTGAAAAGCATGAAAATAATGAGCTGGGGAAATGTAGCGTTAGCAAGTGTAGGAGGTATTATTTTTTCTCTGCTATTAATATTTAATCCCGTATTTACAGGGATTTCATTGGTGACATTAACTGGAGTTTCTTTTATTTTTATGGGAATAGCTTCTATTATGTTGGCTTTAGATCTTAGAAAAGTTAAAAAGATTCCCGGAAAAGTAAGCCAAGAGCTTAGAGATAAAATCAGATCTATACAGGAAGAAATAGATGATCTCAAAAAATAA
- a CDS encoding amino acid permease has protein sequence MSNEKNTGQNETLVRGLTNRHIQLIALGGAIGTGLFLGIGPAAVLAGPSVILGYALAGIIAFFIMRQLGEMVVQEPVSGSFSHFAYKYWGNFPGFASGWNYWILYILVSMAELTAIGHYIHFWWPEIPLWVSSLFFFVVITALNLASVKVYGETEFWFSIIKVIAIIAMIVFGVYLLISGTGGEKATVANLWNDGGFFPKGLFNKSETGFSGLFAAMAMIMFSFGGLELIGITAAEAKNPEKTIPQATNQVIYRILIFYVGALVILFSLSPWREITEGSSPFVMVFQNLNGLEFSLFGKVIQFNTLIANVLNLIVLTAALSVYNSSVYSNSRMLFGLAQQGNAPKFLKKLNKNSVPINAILVSSCFAGICIIINKLVPEKAFQYLMALVVSTLIINWLMICYTHLKFKKSITKEGIQSKFPSIFYPISNYICIVFLVLILGLMSITGMEIQVILIPVWIGFLFVMYKLYKPN, from the coding sequence ATGAGCAACGAAAAAAATACAGGACAAAACGAGACTTTAGTTAGAGGATTAACAAATCGACATATACAATTAATTGCCCTTGGAGGTGCCATAGGAACAGGATTATTTCTGGGAATCGGGCCGGCAGCAGTATTGGCGGGACCCTCAGTAATTTTAGGGTATGCCTTAGCCGGAATTATTGCCTTCTTTATCATGCGTCAGCTTGGTGAAATGGTCGTTCAGGAGCCGGTGTCGGGAAGTTTTAGCCACTTCGCGTATAAATATTGGGGAAATTTTCCAGGTTTTGCTTCAGGGTGGAACTATTGGATTCTTTATATTCTCGTAAGTATGGCTGAACTTACGGCAATTGGCCATTATATCCATTTTTGGTGGCCGGAAATACCGCTTTGGGTATCCAGCTTATTCTTTTTCGTAGTCATCACTGCGCTTAACCTTGCTTCTGTAAAGGTATATGGGGAAACAGAATTTTGGTTTTCTATTATCAAAGTGATTGCGATTATTGCAATGATTGTTTTCGGTGTTTATCTGTTGATCAGCGGAACTGGAGGCGAAAAAGCTACAGTTGCGAACTTATGGAATGACGGGGGATTCTTCCCAAAGGGGCTATTCAATAAAAGTGAAACCGGATTCTCCGGATTATTTGCTGCAATGGCCATGATTATGTTCTCTTTTGGAGGGTTGGAATTAATTGGAATTACTGCTGCTGAAGCTAAAAACCCTGAGAAAACCATTCCACAGGCAACCAATCAGGTGATCTACAGAATTTTAATTTTCTATGTAGGAGCTTTAGTGATCTTGTTCTCATTAAGTCCATGGAGAGAAATTACAGAAGGTTCAAGTCCGTTTGTAATGGTATTCCAGAACCTAAATGGATTAGAATTCAGCCTTTTCGGTAAGGTTATTCAATTCAATACCTTGATTGCGAATGTTCTGAATCTTATTGTTTTAACAGCTGCTCTGTCAGTATATAATAGTAGTGTTTATAGTAACAGCCGTATGCTTTTTGGATTGGCTCAACAAGGGAATGCACCTAAGTTTTTGAAGAAATTGAACAAAAATTCAGTTCCTATCAATGCTATCCTTGTCTCTTCATGTTTTGCAGGAATCTGTATTATCATTAATAAACTGGTACCGGAAAAAGCATTTCAGTATCTGATGGCTCTGGTAGTATCTACATTGATTATTAACTGGCTGATGATCTGCTACACCCATTTGAAATTTAAAAAATCCATTACTAAAGAAGGAATTCAATCGAAATTTCCATCTATATTTTATCCGATTTCCAATTACATCTGTATTGTATTTTTAGTGCTGATTTTAGGATTGATGAGCATTACAGGAATGGAAATTCAGGTAATTCTGATACCGGTCTGGATAGGGTTTTTATTTGTCATGTATAAATTATATAAACCGAATTAA
- a CDS encoding ACT domain-containing protein, whose translation MASWITLEIHSSLSAVGLTAKFSQALSDAGISCNVVAAYFHDHIFVDEKDTTQAIKVLNALKRMG comes from the coding sequence GTGGCTTCATGGATTACTTTAGAGATTCATTCCTCTTTATCTGCAGTTGGGTTAACGGCAAAATTTTCACAGGCTTTGAGCGATGCAGGGATTAGTTGCAATGTAGTGGCTGCCTATTTTCATGATCATATTTTTGTTGATGAAAAAGATACCACACAGGCTATTAAAGTATTGAATGCACTTAAAAGGATGGGATGA
- a CDS encoding helix-turn-helix domain-containing protein: MMKICGQNIRKIRRSKDLTQEYMAFEMGISQKAYSDIENSKVKINLEILTKISDILEIKPSDICSISHKCGTDDGYEDKYESLLEYMKKNNIPIPDEYLDNRK; the protein is encoded by the coding sequence ATGATGAAAATATGTGGACAAAATATCAGGAAAATCCGTAGGAGTAAAGATCTTACACAGGAATATATGGCTTTCGAAATGGGGATTTCCCAAAAAGCATATTCAGATATTGAAAATTCTAAAGTGAAGATCAACCTGGAAATCCTGACTAAAATCTCAGATATTTTAGAAATCAAGCCTTCTGATATTTGCAGTATTTCTCATAAATGCGGAACTGACGATGGGTATGAAGATAAATACGAGAGTCTTCTGGAGTATATGAAAAAGAATAATATTCCGATTCCTGATGAATATCTCGATAATAGAAAATAA